CCGACGAGCATAGTATCGACGATCTGCTGCCGGGCTCTTTCAAACTGTAGGAGCGGCTTCAGCCGCGTAAATCGGGGTCAGACCGAAATTATTCGCCACAATTGTTTGAAGCAATGGCTGGAATTGACTTCGCTTCTTAAACTGCAATTGTGGCGAATAATTTCGGTCTGACCCCGATTTACGATTTACGCGGCTGAAGCCGCTCCTACAGTTTGAAAGAACCGGGCAGCAGGTCGTCGATGGTCTGCATATCAGGCTCGCCTGACGCGTCCAGCAGCAGGATACGCGCATCGTCAGCGGCAAACTCGGCGATGGTCTGGCGGCAGGCGCCGCAGGGCGTGCAGGCCTCGGGCTCTTCGTGCCCGCCTACGATGGCAATTATTTTTATCTGTGTGCCGCCAGCAGCGATCATGGCGCCGACCGCATTGGATTCGGCGCAGGTGCCAACCGGGTAAGAGGAATTTTCGACATTGCAGCCGGTGTATACGTCGCCGTTTTCGTCGACGACGGCTGCGCCCACCCGGTACCCGGAAAACGGTGCATAGGCCCGCAGGCGTACTGCGCGGGCGCGTTCCAGCAATCTTGCGTCATCGGCCATCAGCCAGATCATACCCTGTAGGAGCCGCCGTAGAAATCGGGGTCAGACCCCGATTTCCCGAAAAAAAAGGCGGCCCGGAGGCCGCCTTTTTACTGCGTACTGAGCAGTTGATCAGAAATCGTAGCTCACACCAAAACGGATCTCGTAACGCGAAGCGTCGCCAATGCGTGGCTCCTCAGTGCCTTCCGTGACGGTACGCGGGAAGTTGTGCTGACGCAGAACCCCCCAGTCATCGTTGAGGAAGTTGGTGAAGTTATCGATCACCAGGAATGCCGACGCGTTGTGATCCTGGGTGAAGCCCGGGAAGTCCAGGTTCACACGCAGGTCGACTTTGCGCCACCACGAGCCTTCTTCCGCATTGCGCCCGACACCCGGCAGCAACACGTTGTCACGGAAATCGAGAAACGGCGTAAATCCGTACGGGTCGATCGTACCGTTATATGTGATGCTGTAGGGACGGCCGGAGTTGGCACTACCGTACAGCGACACAGTCAGGTCGAGGTTGTTGGCAAACGACTTGCGCCAGTTACCCGACATGGTGAAGCGGTGCTCGATATTGTAATTCGAGCGCGACAGCACATCTTCCTGCGGATCGAAGAACGCGCGATTCTGGTAGTTGGAGAAAGCTACCGAACTGGTCATCGGCTGCACATCTTCCGCATCGTTCCAGGTATAGCCCGCGCGCCAGTCGATACCGATCTCGGGGTGATCCTTTGCCAGGCTGAATGACAGCGTCTTCGACTGGTTGCCTTTCGAGCTGTTGGTCAGAACGAATGTTGGCTCGCGGACGCTGTCATACTCCGGATAGCCATCCGCATTGGTGCCTGTCTGCTCCAGATCACCGTGCAGTATAATCGCAGAATCCTGGCCTTCAGTAATCAGCAGGTCTGCCGCAAAGGTCAGTTCATTCTGGAACACATGCGTCATGCCCAGGGCGATTTTCCACTCCGAGGGCAGCTCGAAGTTGGGATCGAGGTAGTTGATCTCGAAGTTGTCGCCGGTACCGGCAGCAACCGCATCAAACAGCTCCTGCGGAATACCGTAGCCTGGCCCGGCGCCGGCGGGCGCAGTGGACTCGACGGCAGCGTAGACCACATCGGAATCGAACAGCGTGCGGCTGCCGTCAGTATAGCCAAACGACCTACCTCTTTGGCCAAACTGCAGCACGTTGTTGGCCGAGAAGTTATTCGACAACCACACGTTCGGGTCACCGCCCGAATACAGGCCAACACCGCCACGGAATACGGTGCGGTCACTGTGATCGTAAGTGAAGCCTATACGCGGCTGGATCAGCCCTTCGCCGTCAAGGTTTGTGGAGTTGGAAAAGCCGTAGTCGCGAACAAAGTCGGCGTTTTCACCGGGCGCGTCGTCGGTCGAGTACCAGTCGTAGCGCAGGCCCGCGACCAGGGTCCAGCGGTCGGCCGGGCTGAACTCATCCTGGAAGTACAGCGAGTTGATGTCATAGCCCCACACCGCAGCAGCATCCTGCGCGTTGTTGGAAGGCGCGTTGTTGTAATAGATCGCATCGGCAAGCCCGGCCCGGAAATTGTCGATACCGTCGAAACGTATCTCGGTTTCGGTGTGCTGGACAAACAGGTTGAAAATGTCCAGCGACTCCCGCTCCAGGCCAAAGCTCAGCAGGTGACCATTGTCGAGGTAGTAATTACCCTTGAAGGCAAAGTTGGTCACATCGTAGTTGAGCTTGTTGGCCTGGCGGCTATCGTCACCGCCGAGGTAGACATCGACATCGTCCAGCTCAACGCGGATTTCACCGAAATCAGTGCCACCAACGGAAATCTGGCGGTTGTCCAGCTCCAGGTAGCCCAGCCTGATTTCGGTGGAAAAGTTCGACGTCCAGTCGGAATACAGCGTACCCACATAGGAATTGAGTTCGGCACCACGCTCGTACAGATGGTTGAGGAACTCGAACTCACCCTGGTCGCCATCTGACTGGGTGAAGTTCTCACCGTCGTTGTAGGTGTAGGTGAACGCAGCGCGATGTTCGTCGCTGATGTTCCAGTCAAACTTGGCCAGGAACTTGTCGTCGCCATGATCGAGACTGGCCGGAACGGGGCCCGGGTCGTAAAGGTACAGGTCACGGGCAATCTGGGCGATCTCATCCAGTTCTGCCTGCGTCACCATGATTTCATTGACAGCGCCCGACCCTTGCGGACCACGATCGAACAGGTTGGCGCCTTCCAGGTTCTCGTAGGCAACGAAGAAGAACAGCTTGTCCTGGATGATCGGCCCCCCCAGGGTGAAGCCGAAGCGATTCTCGGTGTAATCAACGCTGCTGATCTTGTCGCCCTCCAGCTCATCGCCCCGCAGGCTGTCGCTGGTGTAGTCATAGAAAGCCGAACCGGAGAACTCGTTACCACCTGACTTGGTCACCGAGTTGATGTTGCAGGCGGAAAAGCCGCCATATTCGACATCAAACGGGGCCAGCTCGACGGCCACCTGGCGGATCGCGTCATAGGAGAACGGCATGCGCTCGGTGGGGTAGCCGTTCGAGTTCAACCCGAATGAATCGTTGAGGCGCACGCCATCGACGGTGAGGCTGTTGAAGCGCGAGTTTTTGCCAGCGCACTGGATAGCATTGATGTCGCCGCGGGATTCATCGACGTAGACACGCGGGTCGGCGCGAATCACGTCGGTAATGTTGCGGTTGATCGCGGGGGAGTTTTCCAGTTGCTCGATGCCAAATGTGCTGCTCGGCCCGAGGGCCACCTGGAATTCTTCACGCGGTGTCCCGATAACCGTAACCTCTTCGACAGAAGCGGCTGCCAGGTCAAAGTTGATCGTTGCGGTCCTGCCAAGATTGACACTCACCGCCTCGGCTCTTTCGCCACCGTAGCCCGAACCCGTCGCGGTCACGGTATAACCGCTGCCGATGGGAAGGTTACGCACGTTGTATACACCGGCCGAGTCAGTCTGCACGGTTCGTGTCAGGCCAATGCTGTCGTTGGCGACTATAACGGTTGCACCGGTTATCGGGCTGCCGTCAGCATCGGTGATGACACCACGAATGGCAGAACTGGTTTCCTGCGCAAATGCGGATGGCACGAGTAGCAGCAAAATCAGGGCGCCTGTCAGTGCCCTGGAAATACTCTTAGTCATGATGGCTGATCCTTAAAGTAGAACATCAACAAATAGCCGGGCAGCGGGCTGCGCGGCCGGATTTCTGTAAGACGAAAGTTGCTACCAGCAAGGGCAGCGATCTGGATGCGAATTTTTTTGGAGTTTGAAAACTCATTATCCCCCTTCCGCGAGCAATCCGATCTGGCGCCAGACACCCGCGTCACGGTTGGCACGATACGAAAATACCGCGGCGCTGTCACTGTTGCGCGCACGCAAAAAGCCACGTTGCTGGCGTGCACTACAATGCGAATGCGCGTCTACTGCTGGCGGACGACGCCGGCCCTTTTGAGCGGATTTTTAACTACTCAGCGTGACTTGTTGTTTAGCGGCGTTTTTCGATTGCGACCATCAGTGGCCAGTGATCCGAAATGCCGGTGCCTGCTGGCAGCTCGAAGCGTTGAGGCGTCCCGGCGGGGCTGGTCTGTCCTGGTGCTTTATTAACCAGTTGCGCAGAACCCGGCGCGATGCGCCATGTCGCTTTTTCGCCACGTTGCGGCCGTGACCAAAGTATCAGGTCGAGGAATGACCATGAATCATTGGGCGGATAATAGTACGTGCCGGGGCAGCCGCCACAACCATTGCGGTGTGCCAGTTCCCACGACGGCAAAACCAGTCGCGTGAACATTTTGAACTGGGTATTTTCTGCCGCAGTGGTATTGAAATCACCGGCCGCGAAGGCAGGCCGGCCCGGCGGCAAGCTGTCACGCAACTCGTGCAACCGGCGGTAGGCCTGCTCACGCATGGCGCGCGGGTGAAACGGCGCCGGAAAATGCACCGCGTATCCGGTCAGCAGGCTGCCATCCGGCAACCGGAATGTTGCCTCGAGTATACCGCGCGTGTCTTTTAACCTGTCGTCGAAATCCGGGTGCGCCACCGGGTGCAGCACCGGCTCACCAACCAGCGGCAGGCGACTTAAAAAAGCGACGTCTATGCCGCGCGCATCATCACCTTCGACCAGAACAGCTTTGTTGTAACGTGCCGTGGACAAAAAACCATTGCGCAGCTGCTCCAGTACGTTGATGTTTTCCACTTCCTGCAGCGCCACGATATCGGGACCGCGACCCTCGTTAGCCTGCAGGATGGCGCGCGCCACTGCCGACAGCTTTATCTCGAGCGCGACGTTGTTCCAGTCGTAGTTCAGGCACTGGTCGCGCCAGCGTTCCACCGGCAGCTCGTTGCAACGCGCGCGATGGACGTCATTCTGTTTCGTTTTCAGCGGCAGATACGTGGAATCGTCCTTGCCCGGGTCATCGCGGGTATCAAAAAGGTTTTCGACGTTGAATGTCATGATGGTCACCGGCGCATAGCCAGCGTCGCCATCCGGGACCGTCGGCTGCGCGCAACCGGTCAGTATCAGGGCGGCAATAAAAATGCCTCGCACTGCATTCATGTTCTAACCCTCTTCCGAAACCGGCTGCCGCGGTGGCGCCGGTGCAAAATATCCCACGACCAGTAACAACGCGCCGACGCCGATAAACGAAACAATACGCGCCACGGTACCACTGTTGCCCAGGTCAATAATGAACAGCTTCACCACGACCAGCGCCATCAGGGCAGCCCCGGTCAACCACAACCAGCGCCGCGCACGCTGCGTACCCAGCACCATGCCGGCAAAACCCAGCAGCCCCCAGTAAATCGACAGCGCTGCCTGCACTTCCACCGACCGGGTGAGAGAGTAATGACGCCACGGGACATTGCCCAGGTGGTGCACGCCACGCACCACCGCCAGCGTGGTCAGCACGAACGCGGCTGTGCCTAAAACAATGTACGCCCGCCGCTGGCGATCCTGCGAGGGCCATTGTTGCGCAGCCTCGATGATCCACAACCAGGACGCTGCCAGGCCGGCAAACATCACCACATCATAGGGATTCAGGATCGGCAGGTAGGGCAACGGCAGCGGATTGCCGGGCGCATCGATACTGAAGCCGAAGATGTACAGCAGGTTCAGCGCAAGCAGGACAGCGGCTGCAACCAGATAAGCCGGCCGTTCCACCTGCAGCGGCCAGGAAAAAACCGGTCGCAATAACCAGCAGGCCAGGCCCGCAATGGCAAGCCACAGGCTCACCGCGGTATTGCTCCAGGTTTCCACCACCATCCACCAGTCCAGTTCCCAGGCGACGAGCCAGGCAAAAAACAGCACGCCGGCAACATGCCATGTCCTGCTGACCACCGTACCGGTAGTTATGGGACGCAATACATACAAATGTGCAGCCGCCGCTGCCAGCCAGGGAAGTGCTGCGTACGACTCCAGCGGATGACCACCGAAGAAACTGCGCCCGAGCGCCGTAACAAACAGCAGCGGCAGCATGACCAGGGCACCGTAGCGGGCATGAGTCCAGTCAAGTTTCCTGGCGACCAGGCCTAACACCGCGCCGCTCACTACAAAGAAACTGACCAGCACCGGGTACTCGTACATGTGGCGTACCCGGTCGTCGATTTCCAGCCCACCGGTAATGCACCACCACGCGATGCCCCAACCCAGCAGCAATACCGCGGCTATACGCTCGAGCACATGCTCCATGCGGCCGAGCTGGCGCGCGCTGAAAAAGCCCGCCAGGCTCAGCAGAACACCGCCAAATACATTGGCGTTTACCAGCGGGACGCCGGCATTGTGATCCCAACCACCATTAACGTAGGCGGCACCGGCCATCAGGATCAACACACCGCCGGCGACGCGTGCCAGCAAGCGGCTTTGCCGCGCACCAAGCCACACCAGTGCCGCACCCTCCATTGCCCACGCGGATGCCGTCCAGCGTGCATCCAGTGCCAGCGGGATGGCCGCCGTGGCAAAGGCCACACCCAGCGCAATGTACGAATCACGCAGCAGGCCCAGCGCTTTGCCACGCGCGGTCAGCCACCACGCCAGCGCGCCGTAAAAAACCGCCAACAACAACGCGCTGTAGGCCAGCCCGTAGTCGGTGTGGCGCAGCATCGCCGACTGCAGCCCGAACGCGACGATCGGCGTGCCAAAAACCAGCGTGCCGTCGACCAGCCCACGCAGCTTCGGTGGCTGGCGCAAGGCAAACAAC
This DNA window, taken from Gammaproteobacteria bacterium, encodes the following:
- a CDS encoding DUF2339 domain-containing protein, translating into MTKIGYALVGAITGVLVLSGGRFAFGAVIGLVIALLLAELRELSSRVRRLENKPLPPSKTATGPVPAASAMDDEPSSVGEQVAAVPDAAMQSTEAEPSDAIPAFGRKRTPPEPNPIVEKVKEWFTTGNVPVKVGVIVSFFGVAFLLKYAVDRNLLNVPMWLRLVFAALFGLVLLVIGWRLRHRMRVYALSLQGGGVGIIYITIFAAFRLYGLLPPLPAFLLLALLTIPAVWLAVVQNARAMAVLAVTGGFLAPVLASTGQGSHVALFSYYLLLNVAIVGIAWFKSWRELNLVGFLFTFGIGVAWGYKYYDAPYFSSTEPFLIAHFLLYQAAAVLFALRQPPKLRGLVDGTLVFGTPIVAFGLQSAMLRHTDYGLAYSALLLAVFYGALAWWLTARGKALGLLRDSYIALGVAFATAAIPLALDARWTASAWAMEGAALVWLGARQSRLLARVAGGVLILMAGAAYVNGGWDHNAGVPLVNANVFGGVLLSLAGFFSARQLGRMEHVLERIAAVLLLGWGIAWWCITGGLEIDDRVRHMYEYPVLVSFFVVSGAVLGLVARKLDWTHARYGALVMLPLLFVTALGRSFFGGHPLESYAALPWLAAAAAHLYVLRPITTGTVVSRTWHVAGVLFFAWLVAWELDWWMVVETWSNTAVSLWLAIAGLACWLLRPVFSWPLQVERPAYLVAAAVLLALNLLYIFGFSIDAPGNPLPLPYLPILNPYDVVMFAGLAASWLWIIEAAQQWPSQDRQRRAYIVLGTAAFVLTTLAVVRGVHHLGNVPWRHYSLTRSVEVQAALSIYWGLLGFAGMVLGTQRARRWLWLTGAALMALVVVKLFIIDLGNSGTVARIVSFIGVGALLLVVGYFAPAPPRQPVSEEG
- the cdd gene encoding cytidine deaminase, encoding MADDARLLERARAVRLRAYAPFSGYRVGAAVVDENGDVYTGCNVENSSYPVGTCAESNAVGAMIAAGGTQIKIIAIVGGHEEPEACTPCGACRQTIAEFAADDARILLLDASGEPDMQTIDDLLPGSFKL
- a CDS encoding endonuclease/exonuclease/phosphatase family protein; the encoded protein is MNAVRGIFIAALILTGCAQPTVPDGDAGYAPVTIMTFNVENLFDTRDDPGKDDSTYLPLKTKQNDVHRARCNELPVERWRDQCLNYDWNNVALEIKLSAVARAILQANEGRGPDIVALQEVENINVLEQLRNGFLSTARYNKAVLVEGDDARGIDVAFLSRLPLVGEPVLHPVAHPDFDDRLKDTRGILEATFRLPDGSLLTGYAVHFPAPFHPRAMREQAYRRLHELRDSLPPGRPAFAAGDFNTTAAENTQFKMFTRLVLPSWELAHRNGCGGCPGTYYYPPNDSWSFLDLILWSRPQRGEKATWRIAPGSAQLVNKAPGQTSPAGTPQRFELPAGTGISDHWPLMVAIEKRR
- a CDS encoding TonB-dependent receptor; this encodes MMTKSISRALTGALILLLLVPSAFAQETSSAIRGVITDADGSPITGATVIVANDSIGLTRTVQTDSAGVYNVRNLPIGSGYTVTATGSGYGGERAEAVSVNLGRTATINFDLAAASVEEVTVIGTPREEFQVALGPSSTFGIEQLENSPAINRNITDVIRADPRVYVDESRGDINAIQCAGKNSRFNSLTVDGVRLNDSFGLNSNGYPTERMPFSYDAIRQVAVELAPFDVEYGGFSACNINSVTKSGGNEFSGSAFYDYTSDSLRGDELEGDKISSVDYTENRFGFTLGGPIIQDKLFFFVAYENLEGANLFDRGPQGSGAVNEIMVTQAELDEIAQIARDLYLYDPGPVPASLDHGDDKFLAKFDWNISDEHRAAFTYTYNDGENFTQSDGDQGEFEFLNHLYERGAELNSYVGTLYSDWTSNFSTEIRLGYLELDNRQISVGGTDFGEIRVELDDVDVYLGGDDSRQANKLNYDVTNFAFKGNYYLDNGHLLSFGLERESLDIFNLFVQHTETEIRFDGIDNFRAGLADAIYYNNAPSNNAQDAAAVWGYDINSLYFQDEFSPADRWTLVAGLRYDWYSTDDAPGENADFVRDYGFSNSTNLDGEGLIQPRIGFTYDHSDRTVFRGGVGLYSGGDPNVWLSNNFSANNVLQFGQRGRSFGYTDGSRTLFDSDVVYAAVESTAPAGAGPGYGIPQELFDAVAAGTGDNFEINYLDPNFELPSEWKIALGMTHVFQNELTFAADLLITEGQDSAIILHGDLEQTGTNADGYPEYDSVREPTFVLTNSSKGNQSKTLSFSLAKDHPEIGIDWRAGYTWNDAEDVQPMTSSVAFSNYQNRAFFDPQEDVLSRSNYNIEHRFTMSGNWRKSFANNLDLTVSLYGSANSGRPYSITYNGTIDPYGFTPFLDFRDNVLLPGVGRNAEEGSWWRKVDLRVNLDFPGFTQDHNASAFLVIDNFTNFLNDDWGVLRQHNFPRTVTEGTEEPRIGDASRYEIRFGVSYDF